In the Vanacampus margaritifer isolate UIUO_Vmar chromosome 9, RoL_Vmar_1.0, whole genome shotgun sequence genome, aaagacgcttcacaatggatacattattcgtgcgctcacacattcacactaacTATTGTTACGTCacaaagattaaaaatataatattatatttacaaCCACGTATGAAAAGTTATTTTAGATTTGTTGTAAATTGCTTACAAAACtctttcactttccaagctaTTATATGGCCAGTTGTAGTGCATTTTGGAATCCTCTCATATTACATTATTGTCATATGTCGATATATAGTTCTTTAGTTGGTATTTTACAATGGAAAACTAAGACATCTTTAATTCTTTTAACTTGATTTTACCCAACATTTGTGTTTGAGTACTAAAGCAAGCAAAATCTTATTACCTTTCAAAGGTAATAAAATTATGGCCCACCGCTCACAGAGTGATGCAGCTAAACAACTGAAATGGACAAatgcgggaaaaaaaacaaactcagaCGCACTGGCCCTTGCACATACACCTATAATCCTGGTTTTCTTATCAGGAATGTTTTGGGAGAAAGGTGTACAGTATGCACTGTATATCTTTTAATTGGACCACAAACAACAATGGCGCATTTGTCAAGACTCAATCGGATTGCCCTGGCCGCTGTAGCTATAACATGAGAAtacaaatacatgaaaaataaaagagaagGTGGATATTTGAGAGGCTGTTAAGAAATGACTGCCTCATTTACTGACTGCAGTCATTCCGTGACAGACTCTCCACGCTTCGCTTTTTTCCGGCTACAGGTACTACATacgaaattaaaaatgaattaaaaaacagGCCATTCCATCAACAACAAACATTGCCGGTGCAGCAAAACTAGTGGCAAACGTTGGGTCACTCATGAAAACTAGTTGCAGAAATCTGCGCACTATATGACCATTTATTCCCGTTGAGAAGTGTTGCTCTGTGTCCGGTGAGCTTAAGCGACACCATATGCACAGCTATCATCATGTCACACGCTTGGTGACTCTGGCATGCAAGTGAGTAAAACTACGGATCATTTACGTTCCCAACAAGCATGTAAAAACATGTTTGCTAACATTGACAATTGTTAGCTACGCAGATTTTCTCAAGATACCATTAGCTATGGCACTGATAGTTATCAAGTGGTAGTTTTTTCAAGGGAATTCATATTGGTTAAAACATTTGCTAGTCAGGTGGTCATTTTGTCCTCAAAAAGTCTATTTATCATCTCTAGCACAGGGAGGCACTGTGCATTCATTGGACAAAGCTCACATGCTCTAGGAGTGGGTCGATCAAAAATAAGCTCCCTCATGTCCCACATTATTATTACTtaaaatttttaagatttttctcaaaattttcACTTATTTCTACAGcctttacatatatatatatatatatatatatatatatatatttttttttttttttaaatcagccctcattattttttcattttatgctaCATTGAATAAAAGCGGGAAACAAAAGACGGTTACTTCAATTTGCACATATTCTTGTTTTAATTGGTGGTGTTATTTTCAACCTATCCAGACGGTTATATCTGGTAAAGCACAGCCCATTTTATATCCTAAGACTGCAGTTCAAATTAAATGGTGTCAAAGGCACACAGGCAATGTTTACCCATCGCTTGAAAGTCCTCAATCTGATTAAATCAACTTGATGAGtgtttcataattttttaaaacatgaactAAAGAATAATTTAAGAACATCTAGCTTATTTAACTTTATGCAGCAAACCGACTGCTTCTCTAACATCTTCTCTATCACCTACcaatattttcttaattttaaaaGAGCCTAACTGGAACTTAGAATACATGCATTACTGTTTTCTTAATCTTCTAGTTAATTTGTTTAATTCATTGCATACCATGCAAGTGCTGGCTGTCtctttataaataatttattaaacattacatttttatgcCAGCAAACGGCAGTAGTCAGTTAAAGTCCACAGAGAATTGCAAAAAGCAAGTCAGAAGAAGAGACCTGTGTAAAAAATTTAggctaataaataaacaaggatTCATCAAGTGGATGAATAATGTGTGCCATACAAAGCAACTTTCAACTTTTCTTTAACTTAATATTGATATGCCCCTTTCCTCAAAATATATAACTCCActgttaaaaaaagattactacTTTTCTTGAAAGTATACACTTGATTCTCctaaatttttttactttactcaaGGGGTCGtatgattttttccccagtgtggCTGTAGCCTAATATTCCTTTGCATGGATCAGACCAAACTGGACCCATTGATAAGAATAAATATGTCATACAAAATTCTAAAGTACTGCTTTAGAGATAAAGAGGTTGCGTTAACCAACCGGGGTTGCTGTGGTGGGAAGCGATTTGGCGAATACATCCCAGCGTCGGCATTGGCAGGCATCATAGAGTTTGGCTGAGGAGTACCAGATCCCATGTTGCCTTCTGGACCCATTCCTGGCTCAGATCTGGGAAAGAACATAATCACCATTAAACACTGGAATTtttgaggatggatggatggatattcaggtcctcttttttttttaccgtccCAGGATAGTCGACATTGTACTTTTATAGTGGATAACATAAAATTACCACACCGTTTCCATTCcattgcccccccaaaaaatctacaCAAGTTCTAATAAAACACTATTctattttgttaattaaaatctatagttgaaaaaaaaaaaggtctccaCATTTTATCACAGCAGTATAATGACTCAAGGggtaattaaaacaaatgagtGGGACGAAAGCAAATCCCTTTGTCAATTTAAGATTGCGTATTAATTACATATCTTTTCCCTGACCCACAAAGGAAATTAGCCTCTAGTTATCATTAAGTGGGTTTTAATGACCTTTAAAATTCCAAATCCCATTCAGTTTTTCTTACCTCCTATCATAGCCTGGTCCATAAGGATACTGTTGTCTAGGCCCTATTGGCATAGTGCCCATGGCCCCGGGTGGTCCTCGGTTGAATGgtggctgctgctgttgctgttgtgGCGGTTGCTGCTGATGGTCGCCCACCCCGCTGTTCGGGCCCTGGTTAGCAGGCAGAAACTGCTCCCCCACTGAAGATGTATTCACAAATAAAGACCGTTTAGTGGAAATTAGCCGAGCAGTTGTAATTACGGAAGCATTTTATGACCTATTGAATGTGCCCACCTTTTCTCATGTTGCTAAAGGGGTCCTTGTTGGGTTCGTAGGGGCCCATGCGCCCTTGCATGTCTGGGGTGCTCATGCCAGACTGATAGGCGGAGTTGGGTGTCATGTTTTTACGTGGGTAAGCGGGGTCGCTTCCATCAGAAAAGGGGTCCTGGACGTTAACACTGCTTCTAAAGGGAGGGGTTCAAAGATGATGGAAGCGTTTATAACCAATTTAAATATCATCTTTGTCATAATGTTATGAAAAGTCACCTGGAACCAGGTGGCAAGGGGGGCATCTGGCTATGAGGAGTGGAGGCTGGGGTTGGAGGTTTTAAATCTCCACCCTCAGCCATGGAGCTGCTGGTCGACTGGGGGGTCTGAGGGCCCTGCAGGGAGCCTGACCCAGCTGTGGAGCAGAGGGACGCTTCAGTTTGAAAGTAGAGAAGCAGACAGACATGGCACATCAATTTAATGGCGTGGAAATAAAAGGcaattggtttgtttttaggAAGAAAATGCATGAGTGTAGCTCTAACCTGGCGAAGGGGGCTGGACCTTTGCGGTTTGGTTCTTCTTGTTATCTGTAATCTCAGGAGGGGGGTCTTCGCCACGCTCGATTTTACACTCAAAGGCGTACAAACATTGGATGTACTGTTTTTTCAGAGAGCTGGCAGCACTGCTAGATGTACCCACATTCAAGGATGTGGCCAAATCTCGccatttcttgtttttattcacCTGAGACACACATAACCATGTGTTATAATTCAATAGAAAATCCACAGGAATTGCATTCAAATGGGAAAGATGCATACTCAGCATTACCTGTGTCATGCCTCCGATTTCTTTTACTGATATATACAGCCGGAAGAGGTCAAGGGGTTTGCGTCCCACGGCAGGCAGGTTGGTCATGCCCATAGCTTTCTCCTCAATGAAAGACAAATAACGATCCACCCACATCTTTCTTTCAGGTTCTGGTCCCAACTCGTATAGACGCGTTATAGATTCATTGGTCGTCGTAGAGGAATTTGATTTCTGTTTTGGTGGAGAGAAGCGGAAACCCTGCTTATCgcatttgttttcaaaaacacaattaaaccAACGCAACTCTAAGTTTACCTTTGATTTGGGCTCTGGCTTGGGTGTTCCACTTCCATCTACtttgttattcattttattgttcatttctgGACTGGGAGCCATACCTGGGCACATTTAAGTGAAAAATTCATGAATTGATTgggttttaaataaacaaaaggctCAAGTAATCAAAGTACAGCTAATCTGTCAAATGTACCGCTTGAGTTGTTGGCCATGTTTGGCCCCATGGGGTAGGGCGATCCACCTTGGGTGTTCATCATTCCAGGCATGTTGTTCATAGGAGGACCATAAGGTGGGCCAGAGCCCATCATGCCTGGAGGCATGTTAGGATAACCAGACATCCTGGATGTGGAAGAACAATCTGAGTGTCTAGTAATGGAATAACTGTTGAAAGTAAAATAAGTCGGCTAGAGAAAGTATCAACCAACCTGTTGTGTAATGAGTTAGAGGCGGGGTGTTGCATGGCTGCAGGATCCTGGGGTTTTCTGTTCATGCCAGGAGGGGGACACATCGCTGAGCTAACCTGGGATGGCATGTTGCCCATGTTAGGGCCCATGTTGGGACCCATGCCGGGGCCATAAGGACGCGCTCCCATTTGATTTGGTGGCATCCTTCCTGGGGGCATGCCAGCATACGGTTGTCCCCCACCTTGACCTGACATTGGACCCATGCCTGTCCCAGGGTAGTTGGCATTGGGCATGTTAACATAGCCAGGTTGGCGAGGATAACCTAAAGCAAATTTGACCAAACAGATCAGAAATCATTCGAATAAGACCTTGAACAAAATCTGTGTTTGAAAATTAAAGCTACAAATAATTATTGTTGCTTTGTGAGGCACACTTTTCTCTCTATAGTGCGCTAGCAGTGAGAGCTACGTTCCCCGAGCAACAAGCCTTCGTCACAGTCTGAGCTCTACTGACAGGAGGCTCTGCTACGTCAGCTGACTTTCTGCTTCACAGCTATTAATAGCAGCAACAGAGTTAGAGGGAGGGGGCAGCAATAGCTTGCTATGCTGTGCCTGTGTGCTGGAGGGATGGAGCCTGTGGGCTTTTCTAAAGAGAAATGGCTACATAAACTTCAAAATGCTACTTAATTATGTCAGGGCAAACATTTAATGTTTATAAACCAccaacatgataaaaaaaaaagaggggggggggtctgttaaaaaaataaaaaggaatcaAATACACACCCTGGGGCCCATATTGTCCCCCCTGTTGTCCATATCCACCCATGGAGTTATTTTGTTGATATGGACTCATCCCGGGATGCATTTGTCCCCCTGAGGACTGGCGTGGTGACAATGCAGAGGCTGACTGTGGGGAACCATAAGGGGGCATCTGAGGGTTTCTCTGCATAAACCCTAAAGTGGTGTGAAAGAAAGTGACGGGGCTGGTTCAGAAAAAGCTAAGGTAAACACAATGATACTCCATGATACACGGTGTACCTCGCTCCGGAGCCAGAGGAGACTGGCTCATGCCAGGGTGAAGGCTACCATCTGACTGCACGCTTGATGGTCTTGGAGGCATCTGGTTGCCTGGAAAATAATAGTGAAGTTAGGTCAGCATGCgtttaaacaaaatgaatatCGTGACTGAAAGTTGAGCTTTAACTAACATGACGACCACAACCTGGCAAaaatgtgaagaagaaaaagccacCTCCATGTACTTAACACCACATCTACATTTACTACAAAGTCTTTCTCATTTACAAGAAAACATGGCAGGCACAAACACATATACAAaacaagagagagaaaaaatgcatAATCCAAACATGATAAATAAGTCAAGGAATGGTGTTTCTATCATTACATCTTTCCTACAGCTATCAAAACAATTGATCACAGGTTTGGTTTTTAGATCTGAAGAAAACAGCCCACCTGGCATGTTGGCAGGCGACAGCGGTCCAGTGCGAGGTGTACTTGCACTGGCCGGGGAGCCGGCCGGGGAAGGCGATGGCCCTCGGATGCCCGGCACGTGGGGAGACGTGTGAGGTGAGAAGGGCGATTGCGCCGGGTTGCTCTGCTCGCCCTGACTGCTCGAAACACCCGGCGTGCTTACTCCGGGACTCAGGGCACCGTCTGTACCAGTAGGCAGGTCGTCAATGGACCCCGACAGGTCCTGAAAGTGTGCGAGGGAGAACAGAGTTATTAGAGTACACTCTGATTATAAACCCATTAAGTCTGCCTCTCTTCTTAGAAACACAAGTACTACATTATTACACTCACTAGCCACAACTTTAGGTAAAACTGGACTAATGAACTCTGATACAAGAGCTCTATTGAATTACACGCCATTATAATTACAGGCGTTTCTCATATTTTGGTTActtatctttttattgtactatggatgttttcattgttcagcaccttgagttgcatttctttaacattattaaataaatggtaCTTAATTTATATAgcaatttatatttaattatatagcacttttccaccttacaaggccctcaaagcactttacattcgactactcattcaccaacgcagcatcaggagcaactgggggttcagtagcTTGCTCAAGAATACTTCGATGCCGTCTTAATGGCTTGGGATTGAactcacaacctctgggttgtgagacaaccactctaccgcTGATCCACGCCgctcagaaaaataattaactgtAACACTTGGCACTCTCAGAAGTCTTTGCGGCAGAGCGCTTCCAAacaagtgggcggagcttacttTGATTAACTCTGTAGAGTTGGCTTAATACTAAATTAATACATTCTGAATAACTCCAACACTGATCTCcatttaaattgaaacagtcTTAAAAATGTGGATGATGAAACCAACTCTGAAACatttacaggattttttttttttttacattggggAAATTATTACATGATTGGGTTTTATTAAAATTTGGATTGGGTTGagtgcaaattttattttttcatttacagccgttaatattttctattattttatatttgtatgtcTTTTTAAGACATTATAGGCCACTAATTTGCCCCTGCATCTTTTGAGAGGCCAAATGTAATCAAGGTTTGAAGGGAAAAATCTGTGATGTACAATTTACTGCATGCCATAAACTGATGAATTGGGATAATAGTTTAAGAACACACAcggaagcaaaatattttacacatggGGAAAGCATAAGAGAAATAAGGGGGAAAAATTGTAGCATTGATGCATACATGACTGACCGGAAGGCTGGAGGGACGACCCTGACTGTCCTCTGGACCACCTTTTTGCTGCGAAGATGGTGGAGCATTGGACTGAAATGAGTCTTGGGGAAgctccttaaaaaaacaacaacatcacatTCTCTGATGTACATGTTTGTGAACTAAACAAAGATTACCACTCTGATTCTCATCTGAGGGCCGCACCTGTTGTTGCGCGGGAGGAAAGCGTTGATAAGGTGACTGCTGTGCTTGCTGTTGCTGAGGGTTCTGTGGGTATGCTCCAGACTGGCCCTGCGTGTGCTGGGGTGTCTGCGACTGTTGCTGTTGCTGCGAGGGAGGCTGCTGAGGTGGCTGCGCGGACGCCGGATAGTTGGTCTGTCCCTGTGATCCTGGGGGCGCCTGGGAACTCGGCTGCTGGGGAGTCTGACCGGCTTGTCCTTGTTGCTGGTACGGAGACTGGCCGGGCTGTGGGGCCGACGCTTGGGAATACGGTGGCTGAGACTGTGAGGGACCTTGAGGTGGAACCTGGGATTGTGGGGGGATATGAGGCTGCTGATAAGGGGATCCTCCTTGGGTGTGTGGTGCCGACGGTGGCGGCTGATGGGGTTGCCCCGGGTAAGGTGCTTGACCTCCTGGTTGTCCAGGTTGGGGCTGAGAGTAGGGTGTTTGATGCTGGCTTGGATGAGGACCCTGACCAGGCTGACCATAAAATGGGCCCTGGCCCTGTGAGGCATAACCTCCTGGTCCCTGCTGCCCATAGGACCCCATCTAACACACAAGAAACATTGTGagtgcaacttaaaaaaataaaatgaataaacatgaaGAGCATCAATGCAAGAGTATACCTGTGGAGCATAGGGCATGCCGCCCATGCCTCCAGGAGTTCGGCCTTGCATGCCAACTGGGTATCGTTGAGGACCTGGGGGGCCATATCCCTGGCCAGGGTATCCAGGGCCCTGCTGCCCTGTGGGAGGTCCTTGCTGTGACTGCTGACTGTAGGGGCTACTGGCGCCGAATGGTTGCCCTCTCATTTTCGCCATTGGGTCCATGGAACCAGGCGGCTACAAGACGCAAGAATGGAAATAAGTcagcaaaaatatgaaattcagCACATTTGAGTGAGATGCATTGTTGTTGCCTACATGGAACCAAGTGGGAAATCTCACAGCATACCGCCCAAAAAAACGTATGAATGCTGAAATGATGATCTGATTTCATTTTACCCAGGAattgtgtgaaatctgggcttgTGTAACTGAACACAAAGCTATTACACTAGCAGGAAACTGACTTTATCTGTTGTATGGATTGAATAGAAGACCATTTAAGTCTTCTGCAAAAACTAAGTAGATCTCAATAGTGTGCCACGGACTGCacagaaaataaattgaattgatAAAATATGTAGGACtaatattttgaaattatttctACCCCCAAATAATTTCACAAGTAAACAATGCTAATAGAGGGCAGTTTGCCCAATTACAAACGTTTCCCAGCTGTGCTCCTGTTTTGAGCCATGTCCAAGTTTTTTTGTAACCCTCCTAAAGCAGTTTGGCTCCAGGAGAATGACACCAAAAATTAAGGAAGTACTTTCAAAACATGGAGGGAGTGAAAAGGGAACAAGCACAGACTTACTCCAGATCTGATAAGAATAATATTTCGATACATGTTCATCTTATTTGGTTGTTTAGAATGCAACACGGCCATCGTATTACATTACCGCAAGAGAATTCCCAAATGTACTGGAGTAAAAGCCTCATCAGcttaacaacctttttttttttgtgcaaatggtATGCCTTGCGTGACATTTTGCAGACGCAGCAtgatgaatttaaataaataaaagcagcacatgGCTAATCTGCATAAGACGAACTCCCTTGGTGGGTGAGAGATGGTGGACTGCTTTCTGATTGGCTTAAGGGGGGGACTGGGGGGGAATTCTTTGGAGTCAAACTTGTGTGGCATGCCAACCAGACACAGCAGCTACATGGACACATCTTTGTAGGCGGAGCTAGCCTAAAATGCATCTTGTTTTGTGTCGAGCATAAactaagtatttaaaaacatgtatgcaaatgtataataaatatacccttattttataaaatatattatgtgAAACGGGAAgaacccatatatatatatatatatatatatatatatatatatatatatatatatatataaagaaagacgaaaaaaaagaggcttttttttttctaaagaagaTTCCATTCAATTAACCATAAGCATTGTCTAGTCACCACGTTGTGCCCACGGGCATCAGGTAGCCCAAAGGGCCAAATGAGTAGCCGCAGGCCtgctctaaaaatagcttactaCTAGTGACGTTGTGATCTTCAAGGAATTATGTAGATTGTGATCATTTGTGGGCGAGATatacagaaataaaaatgcatgcttCCTAATTATTACAGGAATAATTAACATGACTGCcttcacataaatgaatatCACAATAACATCAATGTTAATGTGATCATATTTGTTATTTCAAAAGCtctaaattttaaaaacattggtGACCCCTGGTGTAGACATTGTTAGTGTGTgtatttgctttttaaatttttttaaggaaatttcTAAGTGACACCTAAACTTTTGGAAAAGtagtatactgtaaatatacaaGACAACAGTGTTTCAtggaaaagtgaaaatgtctgggtgACACCAGCTGAACATATTGTAAAGCAGAAGTGTCAAAAATCCTTACACTCAAGTCGAAGTACATATacttgtgttttaaaaaaaagtaaagtcatGTAGACTGAGATTTACTTAGGGTATTTTAAAcagcaaaaagtaaaaaattaatatttctaTCAACTCCATTTAATAGCTATTTTGGTAGCTTGCTATGCTGGCTCAAGCTTTGGTTATCAAAACAATGTGTTAATAATGAACAAATACACCtgatttgtatgtgttttttgttaGATTAGAAAGACAATGTCAGAAGTTGGTGTTTAGTTGTAAACCACACATAGGGAATATCTTGCTTCACATCCCTCCGTAACACTAATGTGCCTGTTTTCTCTCCATTAGGCCCAAGATCTCAATAAACTTTGGTTAACTTTACCTCTCTCATTATATTGTGTCACCAAAAAGTAACAAGCCTGTCTTGACAAAGTCAAAGTTATAAAAAATACAGATATTTGATTTATGTGGGGATAATCTAattaagtacagtaacaaagtatatACAATTTGTTACTTCCCATCAGTGTCATAATGGTCCATCGCCCATTGTGGTACAAAATATAAGCAATTCGAGATTTCGGGGGTCTCACATATAATTAACACTTAAGTGTGtagttaatcatttaaaaacacatagcATCAATGATGAGAGCCAGCATTTTGGAGTGTTTGGTGAGAAAAGCGGTAGCCAAAAGGACAGGCAAGTAATACCTCTGGTGACCCCCAGATGATTCAACGCTGCTCTTATCAGCAACTGTTGCCTCGCATCATCACATGTAATTATAAATGGCCATGAGCTGCCGCTGAGGAGCCAATCAGATCAGAGCTAGCATGTCAACCCGAGACCAACTATCTCCTGGCTTTGACAGCACGATTTTACCTCCACAATTCAAATCCCTGTTGCACGCTGCAATCTTGCAGCAGCCTTGCAGCGACTTGCTTCATGTGGCCCGAGCCTTGTGACCGTTTACGGGCAACAACAAGCATCTGGAAGTCCGCATCTCTGCCGCACTCAGATAGGCAGTCACGTTGCAAACATTTACGTCATTTTAGTGACATGTTATAACGACGTTTAAGTTGGTTTTCTTTGAAGCTGGAAAGGCAAGAGGACAATTATCTAACAGCGAGATTGATTCGGAGTGTACAGCATTCCTTCCGTCATAGCAACCAAAATAATACGGGAAATTAGCAAGTCGATTCTACAAACGGCTTGAAGCAACTTTAACAACGAGTTACAGTATGTATATCGAAATCTTGTGATCAAATCGCACAAACTGTGTGTTTTGTTAACACTTAGCTCGGTGTGCGTGGCAATGCTTAAGGGCTTGAAACGAACCGTTGCCCCTTCGATGTAGATTCGAGCTGTTCTCAAAGTCGGGCCTTCGTGGCTCCACAAAAGTCCTCAACGTTGTATACTTTCGACGACTTCCCTCGTCATCACGCCACGCTGTCGTGCCGATTTAGATCGCTCGAACCGACGGGAAAACGAGTGTTTTACGGGCTGCTATGAGGGGAAAACACACACGagaggcagccattttagagTCTTAACGAACTAGTGTAGCAGACAATGGCTGGCCTACTACGTTGTGAACTAGTTAGGAGGAGGGAAGGAGACGTGGAAAAAACCGCCATGGCGTTCGTGTTGTAGTGTGATTTTACCTGGCTTCTAGCTAGCGGCTGCCCGGCGCTTCCCGGGCTCATAGGCGACGGGTGATGGCTTCTTTGTTGCCAAGCCGGGTTGCTGCCTCCGTACTGACCGCTAGCGCCCATGTCTGCTGCTCCCTTGCTAGCTCCCTCCTGGCTAGTGTAGTCACTAGACGGGTAGCTGGAATAAGCCCGTGTGGAGCTCGGGGACGTCAGGAGCTTATTGAGCGTCGGCGTGGATGTAGGCTGCGGGTTTCCGATGTTATATCTCTGGTTATTGTAAGATCCAGCCATGGCTGTGGGTCCTCCCGCTGGTGCTTGCTGCTTAGCTGGCTGCCCCCCAGCTGTCGGCGCTTGGCTACTGCGAGGCGAGTTCATAGCGTACGCCTGGCCCGGGTACGGAGTCCTGTTCGGGAACGGGCTGTAATTGTTAAACTGGTGGTTCGAAAAGTCATGCGAATTGGGTTGGTAAGGGTCCATGATGTTGCCGGGCTGTACGGCCGGACCCGCAGCAGCTGCCATGCCAGGGCTTTGTTGTCCGCCatgttgatgaaaaggggcCCGACCGTAGTGCTGACTGTATCCGTACGACGGTGGAGGCAAAGCGGGGTTGTGGTGGTGCACCATACCGGGGTGATTGTTTCCCTCCGGTCCAGCGGTGTCATTCTGGTTATTATTGTTAGCTCTGGGCGGGTTCCCATTCCCGTTCTTCATCTCAggctcccctcctcctcctgcatTTCCAGCGTCGGCGCCGTCCTGCAGATCCCCCCGGCCCGGCGATTCGCCTTCCAACCCGGGCTGCTTTTTCTCGGACTGCTTCTCCCCCGGTACCGTGTCCTCCTTGGGCTCTCGATCCGGTTTTTTGAGCTCGGAAGGCGGGCTTGTGTTCAGAGTGGCGGCGCTGGCGACCTGAGCGGCCATGATATACCCCCcacctctctccctctctcggcGAGTCAGTCACAATCAAAAGCTAGCATGGAACATGAATAATTGTTTAGAACCATTTATCCCGGTGCCGATTCATCCCCACCCGCGAACCGGACCGATTCCGGCTGCCACCACTTGGTTCCGGTTCCGTCAGTGGTTAGAGAGATGACTGGCGCTCCATACAATGCGTAAAAAAACGAGAGAAATTGTTGTGGGAGTTGTGTTACTGAGCCCGGGTAGAGGCAGGGAGCGAGCCCAACCAACACGAGGCTTCGTTAGATACAGCCATTTTACTGAGCCTTGTGGGGGGACGCAAAACCTGGACCGGATCGCTCCCTGCAAACAAGGATGGACCGGATCTCCGACGTCCTCATTGTCTTTTCTCTACTACTATATAACTCGAATAAATTACATTACACTTTACACGAGTGGACTATTTATAGTCCATACAAGTTGCGTTCAATTATAAATAGATCACACATTATCAGCATTGGTGAAATAGTGTAAATAATCCGTGAAGTCTTCTCACAACGTGTTTCAATACATGCTGTCTTTCGCCTCAATTACCACATGAATataaatgttttcatgttttttttggttgtttatttTACCGCGcagggttttttgtttttgctgtattaatgCAACCCACACAGCAGGAGGAAGCCTTGCAGCATTAGAGACTAGCAATGCACATTCCCTCttttccctccctcctcccctcAGTCTCTCAGTGCTGTGCAGTGTGGGGGATGGGAGCAGGCAAGGCTGCAGCTCTCTGCCTC is a window encoding:
- the arid1aa gene encoding AT-rich interactive domain-containing protein 1A isoform X4 codes for the protein MAAQVASAATLNTSPPSELKKPDREPKEDTVPGEKQSEKKQPGLEGESPGRGDLQDGADAGNAGGGGEPEMKNGNGNPPRANNNNQNDTAGPEGNNHPGMVHHHNPALPPPSYGYSQHYGRAPFHQHGGQQSPGMAAAAGPAVQPGNIMDPYQPNSHDFSNHQFNNYSPFPNRTPYPGQAYAMNSPRSSQAPTAGGQPAKQQAPAGGPTAMAGSYNNQRYNIGNPQPTSTPTLNKLLTSPSSTRAYSSYPSSDYTSQEGASKGAADMGASGQYGGSNPAWQQRSHHPSPMSPGSAGQPLARSQPPGSMDPMAKMRGQPFGASSPYSQQSQQGPPTGQQGPGYPGQGYGPPGPQRYPVGMQGRTPGGMGGMPYAPQMGSYGQQGPGGYASQGQGPFYGQPGQGPHPSQHQTPYSQPQPGQPGGQAPYPGQPHQPPPSAPHTQGGSPYQQPHIPPQSQVPPQGPSQSQPPYSQASAPQPGQSPYQQQGQAGQTPQQPSSQAPPGSQGQTNYPASAQPPQQPPSQQQQQSQTPQHTQGQSGAYPQNPQQQQAQQSPYQRFPPAQQQELPQDSFQSNAPPSSQQKGGPEDSQGRPSSLPDLSGSIDDLPTGTDGALSPGVSTPGVSSSQGEQSNPAQSPFSPHTSPHVPGIRGPSPSPAGSPASASTPRTGPLSPANMPGNQMPPRPSSVQSDGSLHPGMSQSPLAPERGFMQRNPQMPPYGSPQSASALSPRQSSGGQMHPGMSPYQQNNSMGGYGQQGGQYGPQGYPRQPGYVNMPNANYPGTGMGPMSGQGGGQPYAGMPPGRMPPNQMGARPYGPGMGPNMGPNMGNMPSQVSSAMCPPPGMNRKPQDPAAMQHPASNSLHNRMSGYPNMPPGMMGSGPPYGPPMNNMPGMMNTQGGSPYPMGPNMANNSSGMAPSPEMNNKMNNKVDGSGTPKPEPKSKKSNSSTTTNESITRLYELGPEPERKMWVDRYLSFIEEKAMGMTNLPAVGRKPLDLFRLYISVKEIGGMTQVNKNKKWRDLATSLNVGTSSSAASSLKKQYIQCLYAFECKIERGEDPPPEITDNKKNQTAKVQPPSPAGSGSLQGPQTPQSTSSSMAEGGDLKPPTPASTPHSQMPPLPPGSRSSVNVQDPFSDGSDPAYPRKNMTPNSAYQSGMSTPDMQGRMGPYEPNKDPFSNMRKVGEQFLPANQGPNSGVGDHQQQPPQQQQQQPPFNRGPPGAMGTMPIGPRQQYPYGPGYDRRSEPGMGPEGNMGSGTPQPNSMMPANADAGMYSPNRFPPQQPRHDSYGNQYPGQGTPPTGSYPNQQPGMYPHQQQGYKRPVEGGYPPSKRHESEYSGPFPGGQPPPQQQQQGGVPAPSSGPQEPYNQYSGSGPYPGSDRRPPGPGNQFPFPFGRERMQGATGPNSQPAMPPQMMQSGPEGPQGGMWQGPRDMNYQNYHGRQGGPGGPPQGPGYPGMNRSEEMMSSEQRMNHDGQWGGQMGPRQPPYGPAGPGQPMPRSVQSNYQPPQGVQNHIPQVSSPASMPRPMESRTSPSKSSYMHGVMKMQKAGPPVPASHIVPSSAQSPLIRRDMPFPMGSVEASHPVLKPRRRLTMKDIGTPEAWRVMMSLKSGLLAESTWALDTINILLYDDGSISTFDLNLLPGLLELVVEYFRRCLIEIFGILREYEVGDPGQRTLLDPDALKELADGIEEEEAHTEDADLEDEDDEDEEEQDAERPPHIKQEDEHRECSESREGRDEDRPCKGSSSDQTDSLPSSAQDRPKQGSKFDKFPIKVVRKRDPFVSAQTNNHGKLQEFDSGLRHWSAGGGDSTEHIQTHFEPRKDFLERRQRIPVPQSVLKRRIREEFLDYSLPTEKEKKNEDDDRSKEFSSSGKATVSEDSPALTNEEENKSEAKTAEQSHQENNRPVPAVVSVLTHQVNAILEDEPHSKDERPLVSLANWQDSLARRCVCISNIIRSLSFVPGNDHEMSKHPGLLLLLGRLILLHHRHPERKQAPLTYEKDEDTEEGTGQRDEWWWDCLELLRENTLVTLANISGQLDLSVYPESICLPLLDGLLHWAVCPSAEAQDPFPTLGPHSALSPQRLVLETLSKLSIQDNNVDLILATPPFGRMEKLYGNLVRLVGERKVAVCREMAVVLLANLAQGDTMAARAIAIQKGSVGNLLGFLEDSLAATQFQQSQSSFVHLQGMHFEPTSPDMMRRAARALHALAKVDENHSEFTLHESRLLDLSVSPLMNSLVSHVICDVLFLIGQS